In Syntrophomonas wolfei subsp. wolfei str. Goettingen G311, a single window of DNA contains:
- a CDS encoding pro-sigmaK processing inhibitor BofA family protein → MEWVNVIIAALFFLAILYIILQVLFKPVKLLWKLAINSLMGLVLLLISNYIGAYFQFDLPVNIITVLIAGFLGLPGIILLICFQLLVR, encoded by the coding sequence ATGGAGTGGGTTAATGTAATTATAGCGGCCCTCTTTTTCCTGGCGATATTATACATAATACTGCAAGTTCTTTTCAAACCAGTGAAGCTATTATGGAAACTGGCCATCAACTCGCTGATGGGCCTGGTTTTATTGCTAATCTCCAATTACATCGGGGCCTATTTTCAATTTGATCTACCGGTTAACATCATTACGGTACTCATTGCGGGTTTCCTGGGCTTGCCTGGAATCATCCTCCTAATATGCTTCCAGCTCCTGGTAAGATAA
- a CDS encoding DUF2508 family protein, with amino-acid sequence MKICATIWDWACNYLVLKEDDESKKEVSLEDMLQDAHREVQEAENLFARVEDEEMIDYAILNLQAAEKRYNYLLKIMKEQGKAEESLES; translated from the coding sequence GTGAAAATCTGCGCAACTATCTGGGATTGGGCCTGTAATTATTTGGTTCTCAAAGAAGATGACGAGAGTAAAAAGGAGGTCTCTCTAGAGGACATGCTCCAAGATGCCCATAGAGAAGTACAGGAAGCAGAAAACCTCTTTGCTCGGGTGGAAGATGAGGAAATGATAGACTATGCTATATTAAATCTACAGGCAGCAGAAAAGCGCTATAACTACCTGCTAAAAATTATGAAAGAGCAGGGGAAAGCTGAGGAGTCTCTGGAAAGCTAA
- a CDS encoding PaaI family thioesterase, with translation MRLINPDHIKEVIDLINRGPYFQLLSMQIYELGIGYSKVLVDLERKHLNPFGGIHGGVYSSLIDTAAYWAVYCHVEENAGYISMDVSVDNLAPVKEGRLIVEGKLIKAGRSICITEAMVNDNNGRHLAHGVYGTIKIQRMAS, from the coding sequence TTGCGATTGATTAATCCGGATCATATTAAAGAAGTTATTGACCTTATCAACCGGGGGCCCTACTTCCAACTGCTGTCTATGCAGATCTATGAGTTGGGTATAGGCTATTCCAAGGTTTTGGTTGATCTGGAGAGGAAACACCTTAACCCCTTTGGAGGTATTCATGGAGGCGTTTATTCCTCGCTTATCGACACTGCCGCATATTGGGCGGTTTATTGTCATGTTGAAGAAAATGCCGGTTATATTTCTATGGATGTTAGTGTAGATAATTTAGCACCGGTAAAAGAAGGCCGTCTTATCGTTGAAGGGAAATTGATAAAAGCAGGAAGAAGTATCTGTATAACCGAGGCGATGGTTAATGACAATAACGGCAGGCATTTAGCTCATGGTGTTTATGGCACAATAAAAATACAGCGAATGGCAAGTTAA
- a CDS encoding XdhC family protein produces the protein MVKKREGDEVQSELMRILAEKQERKENIALVTVISSNSPRGCRAGEMMLVDRFGYIIGDGIGDSLLQENAQREAQICINEGISRRVILPSEEGMTEVFINAFCHRDQLIIVGSGNVALNVYRIASIVGYSITVIDNRAETLSRERFPEAKELLLGDIVELLKAYNIDENTSIVLLSYHHEFDEAALLTVIHSPARYIGIMGNKHKVTAYFSKLNELNIAEELISRVHVPVGIDIGGERAAEIALAVVAEMQAIKYGRAGGFRILQSEITGKVERDELF, from the coding sequence ATGGTAAAAAAACGGGAAGGTGATGAAGTGCAGTCAGAACTTATGCGTATTTTGGCGGAGAAGCAGGAACGCAAAGAAAACATAGCGCTGGTTACCGTAATATCTTCCAATAGCCCGAGGGGTTGCCGAGCAGGGGAGATGATGCTGGTAGACCGTTTTGGCTATATAATTGGCGATGGCATTGGGGACAGCTTGTTGCAGGAAAATGCCCAAAGAGAAGCCCAGATTTGTATAAATGAAGGGATTTCCCGTAGAGTGATTCTCCCTTCGGAAGAGGGTATGACCGAGGTCTTCATAAATGCTTTTTGTCATCGCGACCAGTTGATAATAGTAGGCTCGGGTAATGTGGCTTTAAATGTTTATAGAATTGCCTCTATTGTGGGCTACAGCATAACTGTCATTGACAATAGGGCAGAAACGCTTAGCCGGGAAAGATTTCCCGAGGCCAAGGAACTGCTGCTGGGAGATATTGTTGAGTTGCTCAAAGCCTATAATATTGACGAAAACACCAGTATCGTTCTGCTAAGTTACCATCATGAATTTGATGAAGCGGCCTTGCTGACGGTAATCCATTCTCCAGCCAGGTATATTGGCATTATGGGCAATAAACACAAGGTAACCGCTTATTTTAGTAAGTTAAATGAATTAAATATTGCCGAGGAATTAATAAGCCGGGTTCATGTGCCGGTGGGTATTGATATAGGGGGAGAAAGAGCGGCTGAAATAGCGCTGGCGGTAGTGGCGGAGATGCAGGCGATTAAATATGGACGTGCCGGGGGGTTTCGCATCCTGCAAAGTGAGATAACGGGGAAAGTAGAACGGGATGAGCTTTTTTGA
- the dnaX gene encoding DNA polymerase III subunit gamma/tau, with protein sequence MAYLALYRAWRPRRFAEVVGQEKTVTALRNAVREGKLSHAYLFSGPRGTGKTSIAKIIAKAVNCENLSEGEPCNQCSSCQDINNGNFMDVIEIDAASNRGIDEIRDLREKVRVLPAQGKNKVYIIDEVHMLTTEAFNALLKTIEEPPDAVIFILATTESHKIPATIRSRCQVYNFRRLTTAEITERLSDVAANDGIILEPEALLLLARRANGGMRDALSMLDQIYSYKGNNSISKQDVLEVMGLVDDAFMAQLIAAVLSQDTPSIIGILGTAFSQGKEAQQLAREASMFLRDFLLYLVAGKEADLVVAGEESQAFFEQQKSQINMQNLLRALRIMMDTADKLRFSEGQKYLLEIAFMEIATLFSEEKSAQPSFLEEKKPKKKADPRAKASSNEAQDALWNKILAAVKEKKIPTHALLVQGKLLGIKDDTVYIAYKKGYKFHKERMEERGNREILGQALKEIMGRDIESQFIFLDDDQYNDIIVKKALEFFGEELVEIKD encoded by the coding sequence GTGGCTTATCTGGCATTATACCGGGCCTGGAGACCACGGCGTTTTGCCGAGGTGGTAGGACAGGAGAAAACTGTAACCGCGCTCAGAAACGCTGTTCGTGAGGGAAAGCTAAGCCATGCTTACCTTTTTTCGGGGCCCCGGGGAACAGGGAAGACCAGTATTGCTAAAATAATAGCCAAAGCGGTTAATTGTGAGAACCTGTCCGAGGGTGAACCCTGCAACCAGTGTTCCTCCTGTCAGGATATTAATAATGGCAACTTTATGGATGTAATCGAGATCGATGCGGCTTCTAACCGGGGGATAGATGAGATTCGCGATTTGCGGGAGAAAGTGCGGGTATTGCCGGCTCAAGGGAAAAACAAAGTTTACATTATAGATGAAGTTCATATGCTGACTACGGAAGCCTTTAATGCTTTGCTAAAAACTATCGAAGAACCACCAGACGCAGTTATTTTTATTTTGGCCACCACTGAATCCCACAAGATACCTGCTACCATTCGTTCCCGCTGCCAGGTATATAATTTTCGGAGGTTAACTACGGCCGAGATTACGGAAAGGTTGAGCGATGTTGCCGCCAATGATGGAATAATACTGGAACCGGAAGCACTGCTCTTATTAGCTCGCCGTGCCAACGGTGGCATGAGAGATGCCTTGAGTATGCTGGATCAAATCTATTCCTACAAGGGTAATAATAGCATAAGTAAGCAAGATGTCCTTGAAGTAATGGGACTGGTAGACGATGCGTTCATGGCCCAACTTATTGCTGCCGTACTTTCCCAGGATACGCCATCAATAATCGGAATACTGGGGACGGCCTTCAGCCAGGGCAAGGAGGCTCAGCAGTTGGCGCGGGAAGCGTCTATGTTCCTGCGGGATTTTCTTCTCTATCTCGTAGCAGGGAAAGAAGCCGATTTAGTAGTGGCAGGTGAAGAAAGCCAGGCTTTTTTTGAACAACAAAAAAGCCAAATCAACATGCAGAATCTGCTGCGGGCCCTGCGTATAATGATGGATACCGCAGATAAACTAAGGTTTAGCGAAGGGCAAAAATACTTGCTGGAAATAGCCTTTATGGAGATAGCAACTTTATTTAGTGAAGAAAAAAGTGCTCAACCATCGTTTTTGGAGGAGAAAAAGCCCAAGAAAAAAGCAGACCCGCGAGCAAAAGCTTCTTCAAACGAAGCCCAGGATGCTCTCTGGAACAAAATACTGGCAGCGGTAAAAGAAAAAAAGATTCCCACCCATGCCCTGTTAGTACAGGGAAAGCTGCTGGGAATAAAGGATGATACGGTGTATATCGCTTATAAAAAGGGGTATAAGTTCCACAAAGAACGTATGGAAGAGAGAGGCAACCGGGAAATCCTGGGTCAGGCGCTTAAAGAAATAATGGGCCGGGATATAGAAAGCCAGTTTATTTTTCTGGACGATGACCAGTATAATGATATTATTGTAAAGAAGGCGCTAGAATTTTTTGGAGAAGAACTGGTGGAGATTAAGGATTAA
- a CDS encoding TetR/AcrR family transcriptional regulator, translating to MPIPLEKQNKERRQKILTCSLDLFIEKGYYNTSIRDIIALSEVGTGTFYNYFVDKEDILKNLLEDFAKQIISSISEYYLVEKDLYERFIETKRLTMEVFAQNETLSEIYSRVAGSSAPIDQCLKQFEDRLLEFYSRNIEYGIKKGVFKNVPVSPIAHSILAIEKFSLYKWVVLKAITKEEMIEMVLSFHKTLAVGLLVVND from the coding sequence ATGCCAATTCCACTAGAAAAGCAAAATAAAGAAAGACGACAGAAGATATTAACATGTTCTTTAGATTTATTCATTGAAAAGGGCTACTACAATACATCAATCCGCGATATTATCGCTCTGTCAGAAGTTGGAACAGGTACTTTTTATAATTATTTTGTTGACAAGGAAGATATTTTAAAAAACCTTCTTGAGGACTTTGCCAAACAAATTATCTCGAGTATAAGCGAGTACTATTTGGTAGAAAAGGACTTGTATGAGCGATTTATCGAGACTAAGCGATTAACCATGGAGGTTTTTGCTCAAAATGAAACCTTGTCGGAGATATATAGTCGAGTTGCTGGATCAAGTGCTCCTATTGATCAATGTTTAAAACAATTCGAGGATAGGCTGCTAGAGTTTTACTCAAGAAATATTGAATACGGTATTAAAAAAGGTGTATTTAAAAATGTCCCGGTCTCCCCTATCGCACACTCCATATTAGCCATTGAAAAATTCTCGTTATACAAATGGGTAGTTCTCAAGGCTATAACAAAAGAGGAAATGATAGAAATGGTCCTCTCTTTCCACAAAACATTGGCTGTTGGGTTATTAGTCGTCAACGATTAA
- a CDS encoding ATP-binding protein — translation MYRLAIEQLYTWKAKKNKKPLIIRGARQVGKTWLMKEFANAAYESSVYVSFDNNQRMQDLFTVNFDVERIITGLELYAGQKINPQSTVLIFDEIQEVPKALTALKYFNENTPQYQIICAGSMLGVALRQGTSFPVGKVEFLDLYPLSFTEFMLAMGKEQFVDLLHKGDFNMVTTFKTSFFDLLKFYYYVGGMPEVVQNFAENKDFNEVREIQQRILDAYEQDFSKHAPNEVVPRIRMLWNSIPAQLTKENKKFIYGLIREGARAKEYELALLWLNDCGLVHKVHRVTKPLLPLKAYEELKAFKLFLVDVGLLSCMLRLKQDTLLDGNELFKEFKGSLTEQYVLQQLKTLKDIGIYYWTNDRGSAEIDFIVDNGRQVIPIEVKAEVNLQAKSLKSYRGKFNPAISIRTSMADYKKEEWLLNLPLYAVELMNTAVAHFLCEHFEGKIDVDR, via the coding sequence GTGTATCGTCTAGCGATAGAACAGCTTTATACATGGAAAGCAAAAAAGAACAAAAAGCCTTTAATCATTCGTGGTGCCAGGCAGGTAGGTAAAACATGGCTGATGAAAGAATTCGCTAACGCAGCCTACGAAAGCAGCGTCTATGTCAGCTTTGACAACAATCAGCGAATGCAAGATTTATTTACAGTGAACTTCGATGTAGAGCGCATTATTACCGGATTGGAACTTTATGCTGGACAAAAAATAAATCCCCAAAGCACAGTTCTTATTTTTGATGAAATACAAGAAGTCCCCAAAGCTTTGACCGCGTTAAAATATTTTAATGAGAATACACCTCAATATCAAATTATCTGTGCTGGTTCAATGCTCGGTGTCGCACTGCGTCAGGGTACATCTTTTCCGGTTGGGAAGGTGGAATTCTTAGACTTATATCCTTTATCCTTCACTGAATTTATGCTGGCAATGGGCAAAGAGCAATTTGTTGATTTGCTGCATAAGGGTGATTTTAATATGGTGACAACTTTTAAGACAAGCTTTTTCGATCTTTTGAAGTTCTATTACTATGTTGGCGGGATGCCGGAAGTGGTTCAAAACTTTGCGGAAAACAAGGATTTTAACGAGGTACGGGAGATTCAGCAGCGAATTTTGGATGCCTATGAGCAGGATTTTTCCAAGCACGCGCCCAATGAAGTTGTGCCGAGAATACGGATGTTATGGAACAGCATTCCTGCGCAACTAACTAAAGAGAATAAGAAATTTATATATGGTTTAATCAGGGAAGGAGCTAGAGCAAAGGAATATGAACTTGCCCTGCTATGGCTAAATGATTGCGGTCTAGTTCATAAGGTACATAGAGTAACGAAGCCCCTTCTGCCACTGAAAGCCTATGAGGAATTAAAAGCTTTCAAACTATTTTTAGTGGATGTGGGTTTGCTTTCTTGTATGCTTCGCTTGAAGCAGGACACTCTTCTTGATGGTAATGAACTATTCAAGGAATTCAAAGGTTCTTTGACTGAGCAATATGTATTGCAGCAGCTTAAAACGCTGAAAGACATCGGGATTTATTACTGGACAAATGATCGCGGAAGCGCAGAGATAGATTTTATTGTTGATAATGGCAGACAGGTTATCCCTATTGAAGTAAAAGCAGAAGTAAATCTGCAAGCAAAAAGCTTAAAAAGCTATCGGGGAAAATTCAATCCGGCAATATCTATACGTACTTCGATGGCAGATTATAAAAAAGAAGAATGGTTATTGAATCTACCGTTGTATGCGGTGGAGCTGATGAATACTGCTGTTGCTCACTTTCTTTGTGAACACTTTGAAGGAAAAATTGATGTTGACCGGTGA
- a CDS encoding keto/oxoacid ferredoxin oxidoreductase subunit alpha, with the protein MPKIFEAGKKAFITGNEAVAWAALAAGAEIMFGYPITPQNEVMHYWTRLAPEYGKGFLQTEDELSAGFTVCGAVQSGKKAFTATAGPGNVLMQEPFGMAEAMRLPLFAVIQQRGGPSSGTVVYSQQEVTLTTYGGNGEGHRIVYSTATHQEIYDYTIKGFNTAWKYRFPTFLLGDGYQAKMREPLEMYNPEDRGIEMVKTYPLVGLQGKIGEDREPQHLCNIYSLEEELYEVVLKFAAEYEAITPELVEYEEKECEDAEIIILSHGVVSRAADDAVKILRAQGIKAGYFRPITLRPFPQKQLREAINRKPARKLLIAESAYGQLDRLTKQEIYGETVAIENLFMPGVGIIDYDIINKVKSIM; encoded by the coding sequence ATGCCCAAAATTTTTGAAGCAGGAAAAAAAGCATTTATTACTGGAAACGAAGCCGTTGCCTGGGCTGCCCTGGCGGCCGGGGCGGAGATTATGTTTGGATACCCCATTACCCCGCAAAACGAAGTAATGCACTATTGGACCCGTCTGGCCCCTGAGTATGGGAAAGGCTTCCTGCAGACGGAAGATGAACTATCCGCCGGTTTTACAGTGTGCGGAGCCGTCCAAAGCGGCAAAAAAGCTTTTACCGCGACAGCAGGACCAGGTAATGTTTTGATGCAAGAGCCCTTTGGCATGGCTGAAGCTATGCGTCTTCCGCTCTTTGCTGTAATCCAACAGCGAGGAGGTCCTTCTTCCGGTACCGTGGTTTATTCACAGCAGGAAGTAACATTGACTACTTATGGTGGAAATGGCGAAGGGCACCGTATCGTATATTCAACCGCCACACACCAGGAAATTTACGACTATACCATAAAAGGATTTAATACTGCTTGGAAATACCGCTTTCCTACCTTCTTGCTAGGAGATGGTTACCAGGCTAAGATGCGTGAACCCCTGGAGATGTATAACCCGGAAGATCGCGGGATAGAAATGGTTAAAACCTATCCATTAGTAGGACTGCAGGGGAAAATTGGAGAAGACCGGGAACCCCAGCACCTCTGCAATATTTACAGCCTGGAAGAGGAACTGTATGAAGTGGTGTTGAAATTCGCCGCCGAGTATGAAGCAATCACCCCGGAATTGGTCGAATACGAAGAAAAAGAATGCGAAGATGCCGAGATTATTATTCTTTCCCATGGAGTAGTTTCCCGGGCGGCGGACGATGCGGTTAAGATCCTAAGAGCCCAGGGCATAAAAGCCGGCTATTTCCGGCCGATTACTTTAAGACCCTTCCCCCAGAAGCAATTGCGTGAAGCCATTAACCGTAAGCCGGCTCGAAAGCTTTTAATAGCTGAATCAGCTTACGGACAATTAGATAGACTTACCAAACAGGAAATCTATGGAGAAACCGTGGCTATTGAAAACCTCTTTATGCCCGGAGTAGGAATAATAGATTATGACATTATAAATAAAGTAAAAAGCATCATGTAG
- a CDS encoding YbaB/EbfC family nucleoid-associated protein — MKFNPGGGSMNKMIKQAKQVQEKIVKMQEELREREIEASSGGGVVTVKVNGKQELVSIQIKPEAVDPDDLEMLEDLVLAAVNEGIRKSQEMVSSEMAKITGGFNIPGL; from the coding sequence ATGAAGTTTAACCCAGGTGGCGGCTCCATGAACAAAATGATTAAACAGGCCAAGCAGGTGCAGGAAAAGATAGTAAAAATGCAGGAGGAATTGCGCGAAAGAGAAATAGAGGCTTCATCCGGGGGTGGCGTAGTTACGGTCAAAGTTAATGGCAAGCAAGAATTAGTATCCATTCAAATAAAACCCGAGGCAGTAGACCCGGATGACCTGGAGATGCTGGAAGACCTGGTCCTGGCAGCGGTAAACGAAGGGATTCGTAAATCGCAGGAGATGGTTTCCAGCGAAATGGCAAAAATAACCGGGGGATTTAATATCCCCGGACTATAG
- a CDS encoding 2-oxoacid:acceptor oxidoreductase family protein produces MSLIKIALAGEGGQGVQSVAEILAEAAYNENKQTIYIPNFGLEQRGGVSIAFIQVSDERIGAPKFNKADVVVALSERAIGRTAIYSDINTLYVYDSGFMAKPEDLPREARKIIGIPAVDTANRQLHPKVFNIIIMGTVIGLTNVVSFEAAKEALESKLAYKFEKNPDLRELNFKALAIGKEMAEQSLKEGVGNNA; encoded by the coding sequence ATGTCGTTGATTAAAATTGCCCTGGCTGGTGAAGGCGGGCAGGGAGTGCAATCCGTTGCAGAAATACTGGCAGAAGCAGCTTATAACGAAAACAAACAGACCATTTATATCCCCAACTTTGGCCTGGAGCAGCGAGGTGGCGTCTCTATAGCTTTCATACAGGTAAGTGATGAGAGAATAGGTGCCCCCAAGTTTAACAAAGCGGATGTAGTAGTGGCCTTGAGCGAACGGGCGATTGGAAGAACCGCGATATATTCCGATATTAATACCCTGTATGTTTACGATTCCGGCTTTATGGCCAAGCCCGAGGATTTACCCCGTGAGGCCAGGAAAATTATTGGCATTCCAGCAGTTGATACCGCCAACCGGCAATTGCATCCCAAGGTCTTCAACATTATAATAATGGGGACAGTTATCGGGCTTACCAATGTCGTTAGTTTTGAAGCAGCCAAAGAAGCCCTGGAGAGCAAATTGGCTTATAAATTTGAGAAGAACCCTGATTTGAGAGAATTGAATTTCAAGGCTCTGGCTATTGGTAAGGAGATGGCGGAGCAGTCGCTTAAGGAAGGGGTGGGAAACAATGCCTAA
- a CDS encoding thiamine pyrophosphate-dependent enzyme, translating to MGMIAPAIPKSWYLPSKPHKFCPGCGHGIVLKALGETIDELEIQDQVVFGCDIGCSLLSWNFFACDSTQTHHGRTTPVMVGIKRSRPELITIGYMGDGGGYSIGSQHLLNSAVRNEKVTLILVNNTNYGMTGGQMAPTTLPGQKTETSPFGRDVDLTGYPTRGPEFIAELTPDSAYVARATVSKYKQLRRFLRNALRNQMEGNGFSFVEVLSTCPTNWRTNAQQTWHFLEDEMEQYFPIGEIKTPFGKGDK from the coding sequence ATGGGAATGATAGCACCAGCAATACCTAAGTCCTGGTATCTGCCTTCAAAACCCCACAAATTTTGTCCCGGCTGTGGGCATGGGATTGTCTTGAAGGCCCTGGGTGAAACCATAGATGAATTAGAAATACAAGACCAGGTGGTTTTCGGCTGTGACATCGGCTGTTCGCTTTTGTCCTGGAACTTTTTTGCCTGTGATAGCACCCAAACCCATCACGGCAGAACCACCCCGGTTATGGTAGGAATAAAACGCTCCCGTCCGGAGTTGATAACTATAGGATATATGGGCGATGGGGGAGGATATTCCATAGGTTCGCAGCACCTGCTGAATTCGGCTGTTCGCAATGAAAAAGTAACCCTTATCCTGGTAAACAATACTAATTACGGCATGACCGGCGGACAGATGGCCCCTACCACCTTGCCTGGACAGAAAACAGAAACCAGTCCGTTTGGTCGCGATGTAGATTTAACGGGATACCCCACCCGGGGACCGGAGTTTATTGCTGAACTAACTCCTGATAGCGCTTATGTGGCCCGGGCTACTGTTTCCAAATATAAGCAATTGCGCCGCTTCTTAAGAAATGCACTGAGAAACCAGATGGAAGGAAACGGATTCTCCTTTGTAGAGGTTCTTTCTACCTGTCCTACCAACTGGAGAACCAATGCCCAGCAGACCTGGCACTTCTTGGAGGATGAAATGGAGCAGTATTTCCCCATTGGGGAAATAAAAACCCCGTTTGGAAAGGGGGATAAATAG
- the recR gene encoding recombination mediator RecR, with protein sequence MRLARPLENLIDQLLKLPGIGPKTAQRLALYILKLPEMEARQLAQAIVDCRQKVFPCSRCGYLTDFDPCLICSDESRDKSLICIGEESSDVIAIERTGFRGQYFVLNKDFNLMEDKGLEDLNLKPLEDRLATGEIKEVVLALNPDMDGEVMSRFLATVAGSFGVKVTRLAHGLPVGGDIEFADEITLRRALEGRKEL encoded by the coding sequence ATGAGATTGGCTCGGCCCTTGGAAAATCTTATCGACCAGCTTTTGAAGCTCCCCGGCATTGGGCCCAAGACAGCCCAAAGGTTAGCTCTCTATATTCTCAAGCTACCCGAAATGGAAGCCCGGCAGCTGGCCCAGGCTATTGTTGACTGTCGGCAAAAAGTCTTTCCCTGTAGCCGTTGCGGTTACCTTACAGATTTTGACCCCTGTCTAATCTGTTCGGATGAAAGCCGGGATAAATCACTAATTTGTATAGGGGAAGAGAGCAGCGATGTTATTGCTATTGAGCGTACGGGCTTTAGAGGACAGTACTTTGTCTTAAATAAGGATTTTAATCTTATGGAGGACAAAGGCCTGGAAGATTTGAATCTAAAACCCCTGGAAGATAGATTGGCTACCGGGGAGATTAAAGAAGTAGTACTGGCATTGAACCCGGACATGGATGGAGAGGTAATGTCCCGCTTCCTGGCGACTGTTGCCGGTAGCTTTGGGGTAAAAGTAACCCGCCTGGCTCACGGTTTACCGGTAGGGGGAGATATCGAATTCGCTGATGAGATAACCCTGCGGCGAGCCTTGGAAGGGCGCAAAGAATTGTAA
- a CDS encoding 4Fe-4S dicluster domain-containing protein, with protein sequence MPKEMEAISTKMEKAIFHIFPDYCKGCGLCKEKCPNQTLVWSEKLGVYGTPAVKPKDEDSCIACMICEMVCPDCAIYIERLRKKKAVG encoded by the coding sequence ATGCCTAAAGAAATGGAAGCTATCTCAACCAAGATGGAGAAAGCAATATTTCATATATTCCCAGATTATTGTAAAGGCTGCGGGCTTTGTAAAGAAAAATGCCCTAATCAGACTTTAGTTTGGTCGGAGAAGCTAGGGGTTTATGGTACTCCTGCAGTGAAACCCAAAGATGAAGATAGTTGCATAGCTTGCATGATATGTGAGATGGTCTGTCCTGACTGCGCCATATATATAGAAAGGCTCCGGAAGAAAAAAGCCGTAGGATAG
- a CDS encoding THUMP domain-containing class I SAM-dependent RNA methyltransferase — MDKIELIATATFGLEAIVAREVRKLGFDEVKVENARVTFLASLADICRANLWLRSADRVLVKMGEFPARSFTELFDQTRELPWSDWLPANANFPVQGKSIRSKLFSVPDCQAIVKKAVVESLKGRYHQEWFEESGPRYTIEVALLKDIATLTLDSSGAGLHKRGYRQLSSAAPLKETLAAAMIDLSRWHPDRLMFDPFCGSGTIPIEAAMIALNQAPGLKREFAAEKWPVIPQKHWLDARSEANDLLKRDLTLKIRGTDINKEVLSLARYHARQAGLEKHIHFQQMPVNQLQTREKYGFLICNPPYGQRLEDLPSVEKLYRDMASVFKKNLETWSFYILTAHKDFEHVFGRRADKRRKLYNGRIETHFYQFFGPKPPRRKHEAEMLENDFDKAGQGKGLI; from the coding sequence ATGGATAAAATTGAACTTATTGCTACCGCTACTTTTGGGCTGGAAGCTATTGTAGCCCGGGAAGTGCGCAAACTGGGTTTTGACGAGGTGAAGGTGGAAAATGCCCGGGTTACCTTTCTGGCCTCCCTGGCGGATATTTGCCGGGCCAATCTCTGGTTGCGCAGTGCTGACCGGGTGCTGGTCAAGATGGGAGAATTCCCGGCCCGTTCTTTTACTGAGCTTTTTGATCAGACCCGCGAATTACCCTGGTCCGATTGGCTGCCGGCCAATGCCAACTTCCCGGTGCAGGGAAAGTCCATCCGCTCCAAGTTGTTCAGTGTGCCCGATTGCCAGGCGATTGTCAAAAAGGCCGTGGTGGAGAGCTTGAAGGGCCGTTATCACCAGGAATGGTTTGAGGAAAGCGGGCCTCGTTATACGATAGAAGTAGCCTTGCTTAAAGACATAGCCACCCTGACTCTGGATAGCAGTGGGGCGGGACTGCACAAGCGCGGCTATCGCCAGCTGTCCAGCGCAGCCCCGCTCAAAGAAACCCTGGCCGCAGCCATGATAGACTTAAGTCGCTGGCACCCGGACCGGCTGATGTTCGACCCCTTCTGTGGTTCCGGCACCATCCCCATTGAAGCGGCGATGATAGCTTTAAACCAGGCACCAGGTCTTAAGCGAGAATTTGCAGCGGAGAAATGGCCGGTAATTCCCCAAAAACATTGGCTTGATGCTAGAAGTGAAGCCAATGACCTGCTTAAGCGGGATTTGACCTTGAAGATTCGGGGGACCGATATAAATAAGGAGGTTCTGAGCCTGGCCCGCTATCATGCTCGCCAGGCCGGGTTGGAGAAGCATATTCATTTCCAGCAGATGCCGGTAAACCAGCTTCAAACCCGGGAAAAGTATGGATTTCTAATATGCAATCCTCCTTACGGTCAACGGCTGGAAGACCTGCCTTCGGTGGAAAAGCTGTACCGGGATATGGCCAGTGTTTTTAAAAAGAACCTGGAAACCTGGTCTTTCTATATACTAACTGCGCATAAAGATTTTGAACATGTATTTGGACGCCGCGCGGATAAGAGAAGGAAACTTTATAACGGTCGGATAGAGACCCATTTCTACCAGTTCTTTGGTCCTAAACCACCCCGGCGTAAGCATGAAGCGGAGATGCTTGAAAATGATTTTGATAAAGCTGGGCAGGGGAAAGGACTTATTTAG